The sequence AGTCGGCCCCTTCCAAGGATGACACCCCGATGTTCGTCTACGGCGTCAACCACACCAAGTACGCGGGCGAAGCGATCGTGTCCGCCGCCTCCTGCACCACCAACTGCCTGGCCCCGGTTGCCAAGGTGTTGCACGCCAACTTCGGCATCAAGCGCGGCCTGATGACCACCGTGCACGCCGCCACTGCGACGCAGAAGACCGTGGACGGCCCGTCCAGCAAGGACTGGCGCGGCGGCCGCGGCATCCTGGAGAACATCATCCCGTCATCGACCGGCGCCGCCAAGGCAGTCGGCAAGGTGTTGCCGGAGCTCGACAAGAAGCTCACCGGTATGGCCTTCCGTGTGCCGACTTCCAATGTGTCGGTCGTGGACCTGACCGTGGAACTCAACAAGGAGGCCTCCTACGAGCAGATCTGCGCGGTCATGAAAAAGGCCTCGGAGGGTGAGCTCAAGGGCGTGCTCGGGTACACCGAGGACAAGGTTGTGGCCACCGATTTCCGTGGCTGCAACCTGCCGTCGGTCTTTGATGCCGGGGCCGGCATCGCACTGGACTCCACCTTCGTCAAGGTCGTCATCTGGTACGACAACGAATACGGTTACTCCTGCAATATGCTGCGCTTCCTGCAGCACGTCGCGAAGTAGCTGATCCGCAGCGCTTTCCTGCATCCCCACTGCGTGCGCAGTGGGGATGCAGCCCTTGGTGCGGCAGACCGCTGATGATCCTGAACAGCATTCATTGAAGAGAAATACCGACATGTCCGTTATCCAGCTGACCGATCTCGATCTCAAGGGCAAGCGCGTTCTGATCCGCGCCGATCTCAATGTTCCCGTCAAGGACGGAAAGGTCACCTCCGATGCACGCATCAAGGCCTCGGTGCCCACTATCGAGCACTGTGTGAAGGCAGGGGCCCGCTGCGTGATGGTGATGTCGCACCTCGGCCGCCCGGAAGAGGGCGTGTACGACGAGGAGGCTTCGCTGCAGCCGGTCGCAAAACATCTGTCCGCGCTTATTGGACAACCGGTGACCCTGGTAAAGGACTATCTTGATCAGCAGCCGACGTTGGCGGATGGCCAGGTGGCCGTGCTTGAGAATGTGCGTTTCAACACCGGCGAAAAGAAGAATCTCGACGACACCGCGCGCAGGTATGCACAACTGTGCGACGTGTTCGTCATGGATGCCTTCGGCACCGCCCACCGTGCCCAGGCTTCGACCCACGGGGTGGCGAAGTTCGCGCCGGTCGCCTGCGCCGGATTGCTGTTGAGCGCTGAACTGGTTGCACTCGACAAGGCGTTGGCCAATCCCAGGCGCCCCATGGTGGCGATCGTCGGCGGTTCCAAGGTGTCGACCAAGCTCACC is a genomic window of Pseudomonadota bacterium containing:
- the gap gene encoding type I glyceraldehyde-3-phosphate dehydrogenase, with amino-acid sequence MAIKVGINGFGRIGRMVFRAVAKEFPDVEIVGINDLLEPSYLAYMLQYDSVHGRFPGEIQVDGNNLVVNGKKIRLTAERDPAALKWGEVGADIVIESTGLFLTKESCEKHLAAGAKKVVQSAPSKDDTPMFVYGVNHTKYAGEAIVSAASCTTNCLAPVAKVLHANFGIKRGLMTTVHAATATQKTVDGPSSKDWRGGRGILENIIPSSTGAAKAVGKVLPELDKKLTGMAFRVPTSNVSVVDLTVELNKEASYEQICAVMKKASEGELKGVLGYTEDKVVATDFRGCNLPSVFDAGAGIALDSTFVKVVIWYDNEYGYSCNMLRFLQHVAK
- a CDS encoding phosphoglycerate kinase, whose protein sequence is MSVIQLTDLDLKGKRVLIRADLNVPVKDGKVTSDARIKASVPTIEHCVKAGARCVMVMSHLGRPEEGVYDEEASLQPVAKHLSALIGQPVTLVKDYLDQQPTLADGQVAVLENVRFNTGEKKNLDDTARRYAQLCDVFVMDAFGTAHRAQASTHGVAKFAPVACAGLLLSAELVALDKALANPRRPMVAIVGGSKVSTKLTVLESLAEKVDQLVVGGGIANTFLAADGKQIGKSLAELDLIPTAKSLMAKMQQRGATIPIAVDVVVGKKFDADEPAVVKDAAQVAEDDMIFDIGPQSAQQLADIILQAGTVVWNGPVGVFEFDQFGTGTETIARAIAASNAFSIAGGGDTLAAVDKYGIADQISYISTGGGAFLEFLEGKKLPAVAILEERAQ